Proteins co-encoded in one Williamwhitmania taraxaci genomic window:
- a CDS encoding efflux RND transporter periplasmic adaptor subunit produces MKKIFANNPIRYSLLVLGGIFIGWLLFHSSNAPTPTHEHAHEHEAMQSTIWTCSMHPQIRKDKPGKCPICAMELIPLNQGGNVSVDPAAIQFTKEAAELANVQTTMVTRQKPIKEVRLYGKVQADERLLQSQVAHIPGRIEKLLVNFTGETVRKGQPLALIYSPDLVTAQQELLEAANTKQSQPEIYEAAKGKLRQWKLTETQIAQVEKSGTVQTNFELVSNTSGIVTARKVNNGDYISKGSALFDIADLSSVWALFDAYESDLPFLSQGDKITFTVQAIPGKLFAGTITFIDPVIDPTNRVAKVRVEVGNRDGILKPEMFITGMAAANLAQYKNKMIIPRSAVLWTGKRSIVYVKLANSNEPIFKVREIVLGPALGNSYIVESGLKEGEALVTQGAFSVDAAAQLEGKPSMMNTEGTQVSTSSMPGMDMGNSSDKVDKHASIKLGSESKHIALEHKMIKVFGNCDMCR; encoded by the coding sequence ATGAAGAAGATATTTGCAAACAACCCCATTCGCTATAGTCTACTGGTTTTAGGTGGTATTTTTATTGGTTGGCTACTGTTTCATTCGTCAAATGCGCCTACCCCAACGCATGAGCATGCACATGAGCATGAAGCAATGCAATCCACCATATGGACCTGCTCCATGCATCCGCAAATACGCAAGGATAAGCCCGGAAAGTGTCCCATCTGTGCCATGGAACTTATCCCCTTAAATCAGGGAGGAAACGTGTCCGTCGATCCCGCAGCTATCCAATTTACTAAGGAGGCCGCCGAACTTGCCAACGTTCAAACAACTATGGTTACCCGCCAAAAACCCATTAAGGAAGTGCGCCTTTACGGAAAGGTGCAGGCCGATGAGCGTTTGCTCCAGAGTCAGGTGGCTCATATTCCTGGCAGAATTGAAAAATTATTGGTCAATTTTACTGGCGAAACAGTGCGTAAGGGTCAACCGCTGGCGCTTATCTATTCGCCCGACTTGGTTACCGCTCAGCAGGAGTTGCTCGAAGCGGCCAATACAAAGCAGAGCCAACCGGAAATTTACGAGGCAGCAAAGGGGAAGCTGCGCCAGTGGAAGCTAACCGAAACTCAGATAGCACAGGTGGAAAAATCCGGTACCGTGCAAACCAACTTCGAGCTGGTTTCGAACACTTCCGGAATTGTGACAGCACGGAAAGTGAACAATGGCGACTACATTTCCAAGGGCTCAGCGCTGTTTGATATTGCCGATCTTTCGTCGGTTTGGGCGTTGTTCGATGCCTATGAGAGCGATCTTCCATTCCTAAGCCAAGGCGATAAGATAACCTTTACGGTGCAGGCTATACCCGGAAAATTATTTGCCGGCACCATTACCTTTATCGATCCGGTTATCGATCCCACCAACAGAGTGGCAAAGGTTAGGGTGGAGGTAGGCAACCGAGACGGCATACTTAAACCGGAGATGTTTATCACAGGAATGGCTGCAGCCAACCTTGCCCAGTATAAGAATAAAATGATTATTCCTCGCTCGGCGGTGCTTTGGACTGGCAAGCGCTCCATTGTTTACGTGAAGTTGGCCAACTCCAACGAACCCATCTTCAAGGTGAGAGAAATAGTGCTTGGACCCGCCCTCGGCAACAGCTACATTGTGGAAAGTGGGCTCAAGGAGGGCGAAGCGCTGGTAACACAGGGAGCCTTTAGCGTGGATGCTGCCGCACAGCTCGAGGGTAAACCCAGTATGATGAACACGGAGGGAACCCAAGTATCTACAAGCAGCATGCCCGGCATGGATATGGGTAATAGTTCCGATAAAGTTGATAAACACGCCTCCATCAAACTAGGCTCAGAATCGAAACACATTGCACTGGAGCATAAGATGATTAAGGTTTTTGGAAACTGTGACATGTGTAGATAA